CGGTGGATGCGACACCGGTAAGTACGGGTGGGTTAGAAATGCATTTCTCGATGGCGATGTgaacttgttttttttttattaCAACGCTGGTACTTACTAGCGTCGTGCCCATTATTCACGCAGTTTGCTAGCATATTTGACTAGTTTCATGTTAATGGGGTATATTATAGATACTTAAATGGAGTAGTAAAATCTTGCCATGCCGACATGATTTTAAGATTTTACTACTGTTCTATTGAAATATGTGAACTATACAGCATTAATCTTAGTCGAAATATAGCAAAGATAGCATGAATCATGAATTCCGCGGATGGTAGGTACGATGAAGATAAATACCTGCGGCGCCATGAAAAATGCATTTCTCATGGAAAATGGTGACGACAAGAGTGCACCATGACGACGAGGACTTCATGCTTGTGCGGATTATATCTGCATTGGCCAGCAGCGAGCGCATATACAACTCCTGAAGCGCTTCCCCGATGGGCTGGGCCCAATTAGATCACGTACCCTTTCATTTTTCATGttaattttgaaatttaaaattatTCAAAATAAAAATTGTTTGAATTCAAAAATTATTTATTTATTAAAAAATCAAATTTATaaattttaaaattaaaattaaaataGTTTTAATTTGGAattgtttgaattttgaattgtTCGAATTGTTTTAAACCTGAACAATTTAGAGCCTTTTTCCAAATCTAACCTTTCTTATTATTTTAAATCTAGCCGTTCtataaaatttgaaatttctcaAATATGAACGTTTTTATATCAAACACAAAAAATTGAAAGAAAACCAGCAAACCAAAATAACACAGAAGAAAAACCTGAGCTGAAGAGTTTTGAAGGTTCCAAAACCGGAACCGAAAAGGAATATGGGCCGACCCACTTCCCAATCGTGGCGCTAGGAGGAGGATACGAGTCCAACGGGATTTCTTCAGAACATCTGCAGCCGTGTCTCCCAAACGATGCCGGATTTAGTGTTTGAAGAATGATGTTCGTATCGCGTTTGGGGACGTACCTGCTCAATCGCGTTCTAAAACGCGGCCTCCAAACTTATTTTATGTTAAAATActcttttttttcattttcatttcaatAGAGAGGAGTAACATtatacaaactaatacatagttaaaAACATTGCAAAATAAGAAAACCTAACTAGTGTTAGCCTCGCAGATtttgtatgttcgctgccaagaaaaaaACACTCTCAGGCACTCTCACTCACTCAAACTAGAAAATCCAGCTGGCAATGATAACACATGATAACACTATTGTTCATACGCATGAAGAATATACAGAAGCCTTCGTGGCCATCTTCGTTGCGAAGAAAGAACAATCTGTTTGTTCATTTGTCGTCCTTCTCATCGTCGTTGTGGTAGTGCCGGTGGCAGGACGTGTCGTCAGACACCTTCACGCTCATCTCCTCGTCGCCTTGGTAGGAGAATGTGAGTACGCAGACGGTTTGGAGGTCGTGGAAACGAGTGAACTTCTCCGAGccggtgtggaggtacatcttgccgcgcccgtCGAGGAGCACGTCCACCGGCCATCGGCAGAAGCCGCAGCAAGCCTCCCGCAGCTGCAGCGCGGCCGACTTGTTGCGGGCAACAAACTCGGCGAAGTTATCCGACAGCCTctagatgccgagtgggtcgccaTTGAGGACGATGATGAACTCGAACTCCCACTCCCCCTCGGAAGACGACGACAGCGCAGGCAGTGGCGACCATGCAGGCCTTGCTGCTCCAGCACGACCGCGACCACGGCCATGACCTCGACCTCGGCCTCTACCAGCCATGAAATGTCcctcgactcttgagatggtggcggctagggttagagAGAGAGGCGCTCGGGGTTGGGTGTGAGGAACGATGCGAGAACGTCCCTTTTATAGGCCGAAGGGATGCGAGGGAGCGGTGGCGCGCATTGACGCCGGCACAGAGAGTTAGGCGCGATGAGACGTGTCGTGCGTTAGCCGACGGTTGTGCGTCATTCGTGTGTCAATGATGCGTCGAGCCCGCCACTTCTCGTCTCGCTTCTCACTCTGTCCGACGCGCCCGGAGCGTCCCTGtggagcggggacgggctcgaggcgccggacaccgtattgggccgcgccgGACGGAAAAAGGCTTTGAGATGCACGATTGAGATGGAAATatgttcggcgcccctcaaaaacCTTTATAGAACGCTTTGGAGATGCGGCCGGAGATGCTCTTACACCCctcatttcttttccttccatGTTCCTATAACACACTGTCTTTTTGGGGGTTTCATCGTGTTTGCCGGTTTTCCATCCGGTGTATGGGTTAGCGAGAAATGTGTGAACTTTTTTCAAAATTTCAATAAATTTTAAATCTGAAtaattttcaaaatcaaaacaaTTTTGAAATCTAACATATTTTAATCTAAACATTTCAAAATCTATCTTTTTCAAATATGAACAGTTTACAAAAATGAAATTTTCTACGTTTTTTTGTGTGGCTGAAATTTTCTACGTTGGTGGGATAGAATGGGCGATGGATTATGGTTTGTTTGCGGCCACAGACTAACGGGACACGGACTGGGCCTAGAAGGGCACATACAACAAGTACCATAACGGGTGGCACCGCAGGATCAGCCCAACAGCCCAGTAAGCTATGCCTTCTCCAGAACTTTCCGCTGCCGGTCAGTCTTACACTTTAATCTCTCAACCTTTTCGCTATCTCACTCTCGTCCCTACACGAAGGCGCCCCAAATAGATTTCGGAATCTCCATTTCGTTTCCGTCAGCCGCCAAGAAGAATATTTCCCTCGCACTCACACACCAGACTACGAGGCAGATGCGCGCGGGCTGAGGAATCAATCAATCCGGTCCACTCCCGCTCCCGCTGCGCTGGTCTGGTTCTCGTCGACTGGAAGGTAAATGGCATTTCTCGGCTCTTCTCTGGTTGATTCATGGTACCGTCCTTCTTCTCCGCAATGGTTGCGGCGGATGGGGTGTAGATTTGGGCGGTGGGGCTTGACCAAGGTTGGAGTTTAGGGACTAGTGGCGGGCTAGCTTCTTGATGCGTTTCTTCGAAAGTGTAGGTCGGATTTGGTGCAGAACTCCAGTCTGCAAATGTATTGAGTTTTTTTTTTATGCCGATATGGTGGTGGGATTTGATTGACTTCCATGTGGAAGAGTTAGATGTTCTCAGTTGATTCAATGATAATGCGCTGTGCGACCGAGAGCAGATTTAGATTTATTCTTGTTATGCTAGACTTCTAGTGTTGGGCTAATGTCCCTCTTGACTTCTTGAGACATAGTATTGAAGTTGTATGTGTGTGAAAACTCTTTGTTCTTTTGGAAGTAGATGCGCTATTGTATATTTTTGTTGTTGGATGAGATTGATGCATAGGATGGGTTTGGACTTTGAAGCTCGCAAAATATTTCTACCGTCGAGCTTGATGCATATAATGGTTGCCTTGCCTTGTATGGTCTTTTCTTAGATAAGGGCTGATGCCACTACTGTCCTCCTTTTCCTGTTCTAAGGCGAGCAGTGTATTCTGGTTCGAATGCAGGTTTCCGACATGGGGAATCGCTCTCGTCCGAGTGTAGCAAAGGAAGCCATGGAACCGATTGACGAAGAAGTAGCGAGTCCTAGCAGGGAAGCACAACCGAGCAGACACCATCAGTTGAAGTGTTCTGATGCAAAATCGGGGGAAATGTACCTCGACCGGATACCAAACTTCCATTGCAAAAGCCTGCCTTCAAGACGCCTTGAGGCAAACTCAGAGGATAGCTTCATGCATAGCCGTGGTTCTATGTACCAGAGCTCCAGTGATGTTAGCAGACTCAGGAAACTCCAAGAGGGGAGGAGGAAATTAGATTCTGCGTACGGAAGGGATGCTGTTATGTCATTTGGGACTTCAGATTCATCCACCCAGCCTAGCACAAGTGGAGCTTGCTTGTTTCCTGAACGGAGCCGTTCATACAAGCCGAGGTCTTCTATTAACAGAAGTTGTGAATCTAGTCAAGATGCCAGGGAGTTTCTGGACATCTCTTCGCGCGAGGTTCCTTATCAGAACTCGAGGGCTGGAAGGCCACGGAAGGACTGCAATTTATTGACAGCTGATGTAAGAGATGATTTCCTACAATTACCTGTTGAGGAAGACACCGCTAAACGTTCCTGCGGAAATACGGCTCCTCATTTGCTAGAAGGCAGTTGTAGTGAAGGTACAAGATCAAGCTGCCAATATCCTCTTGGTGTTCATTCTGATGCAATCAATCATCGCAAAGGTGATTTGGTGagtaatctgcccaagtcattgtCAGCTAAGGCGTGTGTTTCTGATGATGCCTGTCCATCAGATAGTGGTGATGGTGTTGACGGCAAGAAAAAAGCTCGATCTAATCCATTCAGAAAAATTATGGATCCTTTCATGAAGTCCAAGTCTATGAGAAATCCCTCCCGCATGGAAATGGTAGATGAGAAATGTGGCAATCCACCAGTTAGAGGAAAAGATAGCGCACTGCGCAAACCTTTGTTGAGTGGTAACGCCAGAACTGAACACAGCTCCGCACCTACATGCCAGACAAGTGGGGAAGCCCGTCCTATGACCGTTACTTCATCACCAACTCACCTTCATGCTGTTCTTAAACTGGATCCTGATGAGGGTGCTTTCGGTTTCGAGTTTTCTACCAAGGGTCTGGAAGAATCCATTTATGCTAACACGTGGAAATCCGGAAATGAACTGAACTGGATTTACACTTTCCATAGCGCTGGCAAACGATCTAGTGCCGTGGGAAGGACCTCCAAGGATAGGCGTGGGTGTCCTCCAATTGTCGGTCAGATGCATGTGTCTTCCTATCTGTACTCTGAAGTTGAAGAAGATGGTATTTTGAATAACTCAGCAACTAGCGAgtttgttttgtatgacattgcTCATGCCCGACGGAGCTCTGCTGTCGATATAACTCAAAGTAAAGATGCCACCCAACCACCATTCTGCAATGTTGTCCGTAATTCAATCTCTAGAGAGTCTCTAGAGAGAAATAGTATGCTGGAGCGGAAAAGTACTGCAAGAAGTAACTCAGACGCATTGGCATCTTGTCTTTGGTCCCAAGAAGATCTGCATCCTCATTTGGAGGTTGCAGCTGTTGTAATCCAAGTGCCGTTCCACAAAACAGGGTCCAAAGAAGTGAAAGCTGGCTCAGCACCTGGTACGGTCAAAGTGGTTACAACAGGCGGGGCACACGGGTTACCAAGAGATGATGACACCAGCCCATCACCGTTACTTAACCGTCTGAAGAGCGGTGGACAGTGCGACTGTGGTGGATGGGACATGTCTTGCCCAATTGTTGTCCTTGACAATGCATATGATAGTTATTGGGTTGATTCTGTGATGAATGAAAGCAAACATCCTATGGAGCTATTTGTTAAGGTAAAGCGAATAGTTCCTATGTCCAGACACCACTTGTGTTTGCTTATTACCACATGTTTGCATTTGCCCTcagatagtagcaactaaatttgGTCTTGTTTTGGTTTCTCCAACTTGATTAGAACATCAAAAGAAATATCCTTCTATGATAGTTGAAATGCATTATTGTTTGGTCCCACTTAGAAGAATATATAGTTATATACCCATTTTACTTATACATGTTTTATTTTACAATTACACTGGTAAAACCATATTTAACTGAATGCagtatttcattgtgtacctctaCTGTTGAAGCAGGGTAACCAAGAAGTTCTCCCTGCTCTTTCAATGAAAGTAGATGGGAAAGGGGATCTCTCCGTGGATTTTCATGCACGATTATCAGCACTGCAGGCATTTTCAGTCTGCATTTCATTGCTTCACTGCTCTGAAGCTTCTTCAGCCATTGGTATAGAGAAATTCAAGCACAAGCTCTATTCCAGCTCATTGAAGATACTCTTGAAAGAAGAAGTGAAGCAGTTAATTGAAACAGTAACagggaaagagaagaagaaagtgaAGAGGAGGAAAGGAAAAACTCCATCTATTGTCAACGGCCCTCCCTTCTCACCCATGGGAAGAGTATAGCAAAAAAATTGCCATCATAGTCAACTTTTGGGGTTGATCATGCTTTTTGCAAGATAAAAGGGAGAGATATAATGTTCATAAGGATGGAAGCATTTTCATTCAGCCTGAAGGTCATACAAACATACATCTGTACAATATAACCAATGTTTGTTTCTCCTGCTTGTTCCTGAGTAATGAATTGCTCTTCTCCAGCAATTTTTAATTGGAGCCTGGAAGCAAGCGTCAGAACTGGTTACCATATTTTTGCATTGGTTGTTGGTGCATAGAATTACATTTGCTGCTTGTAGTAAGTAGGCATTGGCTGGTGTTTTTACTATGTTCATGTAGGAGCTTGTAGTTGACACAATGCAAAAGTTTTGGCCGGTTCACATGTGTTCATTTACTTTTGCTGTCTTGCAGCATCTACAGGTTGACTGAAGCTTATTTTAGTCAGATCTTGGGGCATGCAAACAATCTGGACCCTGGGTAAGAATGCTCTAAGCTGTCAAGATTTCTAATATAAAAAGGTCTCAAGGTTTTCGTGTAAGCACATCAGTCGACTGAGCTGGCGAATTTGTGGCATTCGCGAGGTTAGATCTGCAAAATGTGGCTGTCATCTGCTCACCTCCGTCTGCTGCGTCCAGGACTCCAGGCAAAGATGGGCATCAACTGGCAGGAACAGGGTTTTTGGACCATCTCAAGTCTTCGACCCATATCCCTAGGCCATTTTCTTTATGTGGATTCGGTGAGAGCATCTGCCCTGCTTCTTGCTACAGCCACATTTACTACTACCACCCACTTTGTTTTCATCTCAAGTGGAGCTATAATTactttattttaaataaaaaggGTTAAAAAATTAAATAGAGACAAAAGATTTGAATCTATCCATTAAATAAGGGCGAGAAGCCGGATAGAGAGGAAAAAAGACAAACAAGTTCAAACAAGGATTACTCAAATGTTTGGCACCCGTGGTGCTCCAGAACTTCATCTCACTCTTGATAGAAGCAACAAGGATCGGTGGAGCCGTGGAGGGGCGGCCTTGTTGCGAAACACCCTTGCATGCTCATTTCAAATCCTTCAATTTACAAGCACCATGAGTGCATTCCGGGTGGTGTTGCTAGACATGGAGATCCACCACTCTTTGAGTAATAGCACATCCGTGCAACTTGAAGTATCAATGAAGTGGATCCCCAACATCTCTTTGATCATGAGTTCTTTTGTGGTACCCCAAATAAATAACAGCCCTTCATTTTCGTCCATCCAGAGGTCCACAGAAAACCATACTCCTCTCTAAAACGTGGGAGGTATGTATCATTCCTGGGCAAAattttgcagcaaacaaagaaaagACCTAGCCGGGCCACGGCCTACTAGACGGACAGGGCCCGATAgatggcccaggcccaggcccatgtGAGGAAACGTTAGCTGGTGGGGAAACTGGGGAAGGGACCGGACGGGCATAACCCTAGCTCCACCGGGAACTCGCTAGGTGGGTGCCGCCGCCGCTCCACAACTCCGGCGAGACCGCCGCCTCGCTTCCTACCACCGGCGTCTACGCCAAGATCTCCACCTACATTCCGTCGGCCTCCCTCTACCCGAACAACAGCATGTCCTGGCCGCGGCGCCCTTGGACTCACCGCCGATCGAAGATCGACGGCGCCGTCCTCTTCGCTCGCGAAGAATGTCGAGGTCTTCAGGGTGGTCCGGGATAGGTGCCTGGCTTTCATCTCCTCGCGATGCCCGTGTCGGCTCGGCGGTGACGCACGATATTGGAGGGCGCCGATGCTTCGGTAGGCGAAATGGAAGGCGTCGTCGGCGCATTATTCGGTGGTCCAAGACATCGGCGGCGCGTGAGCTTCTTCGGTGTCGGTCCTTTCCGGTGTTCgtggtcgacggcgagctggacAGGACTTCGTTGCATTGCTGCTGCAGTTGCGTGCGACATGACATGTTTGGCGTGCAATTGTCGTTGCCTAGGGTTCAGTGGCGAGATGCCCACTACGCCCAGGTGGCTGACGCTcacgcagggtgccgggaaggtgTGCCTGGGCTCTCAGCGGCAGCCTGGTGGCCAGCACTGGGTCACTGAGCGAGTGCCAGCTCTCTGAagaagacatcaacaggctccttAAGGTTTGTGTGCTACCACTTTCTGAAATGAGTAGTGAAACTGCAGTATAGAATATTGGTACCTTTTTACTACGCCATTGTGTCATTATTGGTTGAAGAACAATTATCTTGATGCATAGAATTACAGTTGCATAGAATACATGACCATTAGATAAGAGCCAATTTCTATTGATGAAACACAAAGATTGTTGAAGGGAGAGTCCACCCTGCATCAAAAGAATAAGTCCCTGGATGACATGAATGAATGCAAAGACAAAGGTTACCACTGAACCTCCAGCCAAATTTATGTAATAACTGATTAAGCTTCGCTCTAACTGAACTTGTCCACTATTTAGTGAAATCTGCTTGCATGTCATGTTACTTTTGCAATTGCATGGGGTCCAGAGTCTTAAGGCATCATGGCGCAAATAAGCTTAGAAGTAAATCTCCGCAATCAACAAAAGCCTCAAACGAATTAATTAGAGAAAACAAAATGGACTTTGTCTTACTATGGTAGACTAATATAGATACTTGGCATGAATGGCATGAAAGATATCCTTTAGGCTCTAGAGGGAAACAGGTCATTGCTTTTCCACCAGTTGCATTAATACGTTTGTCTACAAATTCCTATGTTCTCTGTCTTCTAATGTTCCAATTAGCTGATGTATGTAAAAACAAATCCATACATTATAAGCTCATTTTCACAATTGACAACCAAAAATCAAGGTGCCTAGGAAATGAACAATGACCACATGGAGCTATTAGTAGTGTGCAGAATTGCGATGCATGCCACTAAGAGGTATTTGTTTAATTTATTAACTCACATAGTTGATATGCAAGAAGTGAAGCTGAATCTGTGAACCCTGACCTATCTAAACACATGCCTCATCCTGCAGTAGTACCCTTGGCTTGGGCTGCAGGTTTAGATGCTT
This Lolium perenne isolate Kyuss_39 chromosome 1, Kyuss_2.0, whole genome shotgun sequence DNA region includes the following protein-coding sequences:
- the LOC127308536 gene encoding uncharacterized protein; its protein translation is MGNRSRPSVAKEAMEPIDEEVASPSREAQPSRHHQLKCSDAKSGEMYLDRIPNFHCKSLPSRRLEANSEDSFMHSRGSMYQSSSDVSRLRKLQEGRRKLDSAYGRDAVMSFGTSDSSTQPSTSGACLFPERSRSYKPRSSINRSCESSQDAREFLDISSREVPYQNSRAGRPRKDCNLLTADVRDDFLQLPVEEDTAKRSCGNTAPHLLEGSCSEGTRSSCQYPLGVHSDAINHRKGDLVSNLPKSLSAKACVSDDACPSDSGDGVDGKKKARSNPFRKIMDPFMKSKSMRNPSRMEMVDEKCGNPPVRGKDSALRKPLLSGNARTEHSSAPTCQTSGEARPMTVTSSPTHLHAVLKLDPDEGAFGFEFSTKGLEESIYANTWKSGNELNWIYTFHSAGKRSSAVGRTSKDRRGCPPIVGQMHVSSYLYSEVEEDGILNNSATSEFVLYDIAHARRSSAVDITQSKDATQPPFCNVVRNSISRESLERNSMLERKSTARSNSDALASCLWSQEDLHPHLEVAAVVIQVPFHKTGSKEVKAGSAPGTVKVVTTGGAHGLPRDDDTSPSPLLNRLKSGGQCDCGGWDMSCPIVVLDNAYDSYWVDSVMNESKHPMELFVKGNQEVLPALSMKVDGKGDLSVDFHARLSALQAFSVCISLLHCSEASSAIGIEKFKHKLYSSSLKILLKEEVKQLIETVTGKEKKKVKRRKGKTPSIVNGPPFSPMGRV